AGTATTCACCACTGAACCTGGTTTGCAATTCTATTCCGGTAACTTTTTAGATGGAAAGATCAAAACAAGTGATGGCAAATCCATCAATCACCGCACAGGACTTTGTTTGGAAACACAGCACTTTCCTGATTCACCAAACAAACCTGAGTTTCCTTCTACCTTATTAAAACCAGGTGAAAAATATCATACCGTAACCAAGTACAAAATTTCCGTTAATTGATTTTTATAAAGTGAATTTATGAGTAGTGAAGCGTCTTATGTAATTGGTGTCGACTACGGATCAGATTCCGTAAGAACCATTATTGTGAACACAGCAAACGGTGAGGAACTTGCGTCATCGGTGTTTTATTATCCCCGTTGGAAAAAGCAGTTGTACTGCAATATGAACGAGAACCAGTTTCGTCAACATCCTTTGGATTATGTGGAAGGACTGGAAGCAACTATTAAAGAATGTGTAGCAAAGGTTGGTGCTGAAGTTGCTTCAAAAGTGAAAGCACTTTCTGTTGATACAACGGGTTCAACACCTGTTGCAGTTGATAAAACAGGAACACCACTTGCATTAACTCCCGGCTTTGAAGAAAATCCCAACGCCATGTTTGTGTTGTGGAAAGATCATACAGGTGTTGGTGAAGCAGCAGAGATCAATGCACATGCAGAAAAATTTGATACCAACTATTTGCAATTCGTTGGTGGCATTTATTCAAGCGAATGGTTCTGGGCTAAACTCCTGCGTGTATTACGTGCAGATGAGAAAGTAAGAAACTCTATTTATTCTTTCGTTGAGCATTGCGATTGGATTCCGTTCTTATTAGTTGGCGGAACAGATGTGCATCAAATGAAACGTGGTGTATGTTCTGCTGGTCATAAAATATTATGGGCAAAAGAGTGGGGCGGTCTTCCTCCCAATGAATTCTTTGCAACATTAGATCCATTGCTCGACGGATTTACTGATCGTTTGTTCAAAGACACCTATCCTGCTGATCAATCAGTAGGCACAATTACAAAAGAATGGGCTGCACGTTTAGGTTTACGTGAAACAACAGCGATTGGTGTTGGTGCTTATGATGCACACATGGGTGCAGTGGGTGGACAGATCGAACCCTATTACTTAAGTAAAGTAATGGGCACATCCACTTGTGATATGATGGTGGCGCCTGTGAAAGATGTTGAAGGAAAACTCATCAAAGGAATTTGCGGGCAGGTACCCGGCTCCGTTATTCCCGGTATGATCGGGTTGGAAGCTGGTCAATCTGCATTTGGTGATGCTTATGCCTGGTACAAACGTTTACTCACATGGCCATTACAACAAATATTGTCAACATCAACTTTGGTTGATGACGCAACAAAAGCAAAACTCATCAGCGAAACAGAAGATGCAATCATTCCGCAGTTAAGCAAGCTGGCAGAACAATTAGAAGTAGATGAACATAGTGAATTGGCAGTGGATTGGTTCAACGGAAGAAGAACGCCGGATGCAAATCAATTACTCACAGCTTCTATAACAGGACTTAATTTGGGAAGCGATGCAGTGAGAATGTTCAGAGCAGTAGTTGAGTCAACCTGTTTTGGTGCGAAAGCAATTGTTGAACGTTTTGTTGAGCAGGGTATTCCGGTGAAAGGATTGATCGGACTTGGTGGTGTTGCAAAAAAATCTCCATTCATTATGCAGATGATGGCTGATGTGATGAACATGCCTATCAAAATTCATAAGAGCGAACAAACCTGTGCGTTGGGAGCAGCCATGTTTGCTGCAACTGTTGGCGGAGTATATAGTAAAGTGGAAGATGCCATGCAGGCGATGGGACAAGGGTTTGATGCAGAGTATCATCCCAATCCTGATCGTGTAGCGATCTATCAGTTCCGTTATGAAAAGTATAAAGAGGTTGGAGCATTCATGGAAGCGCAAACAAAAGAACAGGCAATTGAAGTGCTCGATTGACCAATAAGTAAAATGAACGCCACAAAGACACGAAAGCACAAAAGAAAGAACTGAACTGAAGATATCTTTTTTTGGTTTCTTACAACCTTTGCCGCTTTGTGGCCAAACAATTAAGTTATGAGTAAGTATAGTCACATACAGGAAGAGGCATACGAAGCAAACATGCAGTTACCCAAATTAGGGTTGGTGCTGTTTACTTTCGGTAACGTAAGTGCGGTTGACAGAAATTTAGGTGTATTCGCCATTAAACCAAGTGGTGTTCCCTACGAAGATCTGAGTCCCGATAAAATGGTGATCGTTGATTTTGATGCCAACACAGTTGAAGGTTCATTCCGTCCTTCATCAGATACAAAAACACATGCAGTATTGTACAAGCATTGGGAAAAGATCGGTGGTATTGTTCACACCCATTCAACGTATGCAACAGCATGGGCACAATCGCAACGTGATATTCCCATCTTCGGTACAACACATGCAGATTACAACACCGTTGATATTCCATGTGCTGCTCCCATGAGCGATGAAATGATCCAAGGCAATTATGAATACGAAACAGGTTTTCAGATCCTCAATTGCTTTAAAGACCGTGGATTGAGTTATGAAGAAGTAGAAATGATCTTAGTGGGCAATCATGCACCATTCACTTGGGGTAAGAATGCTGCGAAAGCAGTTCACAACAGCGCAGTGCTGGAGTTTATTGCACAAACATCATTGCTTACAGAACAGATCAATCCATCAGCTCCACGATTAAAAGATTCTATCCGTCAAAAACATTACGAACGTAAACACGGACCCGATAGTTATTACGGACAGGCATAAAGCAAATATTCAATCGATCACAGATTTAATTATTAAAATGAAAGCGTTTAAAAATTTAGAAGTATGGTTTGTTACAGGCAGCCAGGACCTGTACGGTGAAGAAACATTAAAACAAGTAGCAGCACACTCACAGGAAATTGCAGGATCACTCAACGATGCTGCTGTGATACCGGTAAACGTTGTGTTTAAACCAACAGTTAAATCATCAGAAGAAATATATGCCATCTGCGCCGAAGCAAATGCAGCAAAGAATTGTATCGGCATCATTACATGGATGCATACATTTTCACCTGCAAAAATGTGGATCAGGGGATTGAACATTCTCCACAAACCATTGCTTCATTTACATACACAATTCAACCGTGATATTCCATGGAGTGAAATTGATATGGACTTCATGAACCTCAATCAAAGTGCACATGGCGACAGAGAGTTTGGTTTCATCATGAGCCGAATGAAGTTGAAGCGTAAAGTAGTTGTTGGTCATTGGCAGGATCCTAATGTGTTGGATCGCATCAACACATGGGCAAGAGCAGCAGCCGGATGGAACGATTCACAAGGTGCACGCATTGTTCGCTTTGGTGATAACATGCGTTATGTAGCTGTTACCGATGGTGATAAAGTGGAAGCAGAAATGAAATTTGGTTACAGCGTTAACACACATGGTATTGGTGACCTGGTAAAAGTGATCAATGAAGTGAGTGATGCTGATGTTGATAAACTCACACAAGAATATTTTGATACCTACAATGTTGTTGCATCGTTGAAGAAAGATGGCAAGCAATACCAATCACTGCGTGATGCAGCAAAGATAGAGCTCGGCATGCACTACTTTCTTGAACATGGAAACTACAAAGGCTACAGCGATACGTTTGAAGATCTGCATGGCATGAAACAATTGCCCGGCATTGCTTCACAACGTTTAATGGGCAAGGGTTATGGCTTTGCAGGTGAAGGTGATTGGAAAACGGCGGCACTTGTACGCACCATGAAAGTTATGGGTACAGGTTTGAAAGGTGGTAACAGTTTCATGGAAGATTATACCTATCACTTCGATCCAAAGAATCCATTGGTACTTGGATCACATATGCTTGAGATCTGTGAAAGCATTGCTGATGGAAAAGCAAATTGTGAAATTCATCCATTAGGAATAGGTGGTAAAGAAGATCCTGTTCGTTTGGTGTTTAATGTTGCAGCAGGACCTGCATTGAATGCATCAATCGTTGACATGGGCAATCGCTTCCGAATGTTAGTTA
The DNA window shown above is from Lacibacter sp. H375 and carries:
- a CDS encoding ribulokinase, producing the protein MSSEASYVIGVDYGSDSVRTIIVNTANGEELASSVFYYPRWKKQLYCNMNENQFRQHPLDYVEGLEATIKECVAKVGAEVASKVKALSVDTTGSTPVAVDKTGTPLALTPGFEENPNAMFVLWKDHTGVGEAAEINAHAEKFDTNYLQFVGGIYSSEWFWAKLLRVLRADEKVRNSIYSFVEHCDWIPFLLVGGTDVHQMKRGVCSAGHKILWAKEWGGLPPNEFFATLDPLLDGFTDRLFKDTYPADQSVGTITKEWAARLGLRETTAIGVGAYDAHMGAVGGQIEPYYLSKVMGTSTCDMMVAPVKDVEGKLIKGICGQVPGSVIPGMIGLEAGQSAFGDAYAWYKRLLTWPLQQILSTSTLVDDATKAKLISETEDAIIPQLSKLAEQLEVDEHSELAVDWFNGRRTPDANQLLTASITGLNLGSDAVRMFRAVVESTCFGAKAIVERFVEQGIPVKGLIGLGGVAKKSPFIMQMMADVMNMPIKIHKSEQTCALGAAMFAATVGGVYSKVEDAMQAMGQGFDAEYHPNPDRVAIYQFRYEKYKEVGAFMEAQTKEQAIEVLD
- a CDS encoding L-ribulose-5-phosphate 4-epimerase — translated: MSKYSHIQEEAYEANMQLPKLGLVLFTFGNVSAVDRNLGVFAIKPSGVPYEDLSPDKMVIVDFDANTVEGSFRPSSDTKTHAVLYKHWEKIGGIVHTHSTYATAWAQSQRDIPIFGTTHADYNTVDIPCAAPMSDEMIQGNYEYETGFQILNCFKDRGLSYEEVEMILVGNHAPFTWGKNAAKAVHNSAVLEFIAQTSLLTEQINPSAPRLKDSIRQKHYERKHGPDSYYGQA
- the araA gene encoding L-arabinose isomerase — protein: MKAFKNLEVWFVTGSQDLYGEETLKQVAAHSQEIAGSLNDAAVIPVNVVFKPTVKSSEEIYAICAEANAAKNCIGIITWMHTFSPAKMWIRGLNILHKPLLHLHTQFNRDIPWSEIDMDFMNLNQSAHGDREFGFIMSRMKLKRKVVVGHWQDPNVLDRINTWARAAAGWNDSQGARIVRFGDNMRYVAVTDGDKVEAEMKFGYSVNTHGIGDLVKVINEVSDADVDKLTQEYFDTYNVVASLKKDGKQYQSLRDAAKIELGMHYFLEHGNYKGYSDTFEDLHGMKQLPGIASQRLMGKGYGFAGEGDWKTAALVRTMKVMGTGLKGGNSFMEDYTYHFDPKNPLVLGSHMLEICESIADGKANCEIHPLGIGGKEDPVRLVFNVAAGPALNASIVDMGNRFRMLVNEVEAVAPVADLPKLPVARVLWKPYPNMNDGCAAWILAGGAHHTGYSQNLTSEHMEDFAEMAGIEYVRIGKQTDLYQFKNELRWNQVYYK